A single Lolium perenne isolate Kyuss_39 chromosome 6, Kyuss_2.0, whole genome shotgun sequence DNA region contains:
- the LOC127325730 gene encoding uncharacterized protein — protein MDMLNEVEVDINAPPLDPYRDDDLEGGDEEEEDDDDEDITEIQEEAFTRVRSSNYTDAEDILLVRAWASVGLDAGTGTDQTGKRYWQRIEDAYLKMKPKRSGFASRSFRSLQGRWDLMKPACARWSAAMDQVMDAPPSGTVESDYEKIAGLRYKEMAGSKGKEFPFKHVWSILQTYDKWKLRDDETAPKKSAMLDMDDPEVEERNLNKPEGTKKAKLRVKMEGEAASLREKMDHMMKAREALATKTLETKLLITEQKKVVKRAHIEAKREEAARKADLEERMLKVKEAKVWKELMVEEKEHMMMCKKDMDEEQLQWWKEYKEDIAERKRMFRGSSSTFVVDTTMSDGGVDNSHDGGV, from the exons ATGGACATGCTCAATGAGGTGGAGGTGGACATCAACGCTCCACCGCTTGATCCCTATAGGGATGATGATTTGGAGGGaggagatgaggaggaggaggatgatgatgatgaagacatcACAGAGATACAAGAGGAGGCGTTCACCCGCGTCCGCTCGTCGAACTACACCGACGCGGAAGATATACTCTTGGTTCGAGCTTGGGCGTCGGTGGGGTTGGATGCGGGCACCGGTACCGACCAAACCGGTAAACGGTATTGGCAGCGCATCGAGGACGCCTACCTTAAGATGAAGCCGAAGAGGAGTGGGTTCGCCTCTCGCTCATTCCGGTCGCTTCAAGGCCGGTGGGACTTGATGAAGCCGGCATGTGCGCGTTGGAGTGCCGCCATGGACCAAGTGATGGATGCGCCGCCGAGtggcaccgtggagagtgactat GAGAAGATTGCCGGCTTGAGGTACAAGGAGATGGCCGGCTCCAAGGGCAAAGAATTCCCATTCAAGCATGTTTGGTCAATTCTTCAAACATATGACAAGTGGAAGTTGAGAGATGATGAAACCGCACCGAAGAAGTCCGCAATGCTTGACATGGATGATCCGGAAGTTGAGGAGAGGAACTTGAACAAGCCCGAGGGAACCAAGAAGGCCAAGCTTAGGGTGAAGATGGAAGGAGAGGCGGCTAGCCTAAGGGAGAAGATGGATCATATGATGAAGGCAAGAGAGGCTTTGGCAACCAAGACGTTGGAGACAAAGCTTCTCATCACCGAGCAAAAGAAGGTGGTCAAGCGTGCACACATTGAAGCAAAGCGTGAGGAGGCAGCCCGCAAGGCCGACTTGGAGGAGAGGATGCTCAAGGTGAAAGAAGCAAAGGTATGGAAAGAACTCATGGTGGAAGAGAAGGAGCACATGATGATGTGCAAGAAAGACATGGATGAAGAGCAATTGCAATGGTGGAAGGAGTACAAGGAGGACATCGCCGAGAGGAAGAGGATGTTCCGAGGGTCCTCCTCTACCTTTGTAGTTGACACTACCATGAGCGATGGCGGTGTCGACAACTCGCATGATGGTGGGGTTTGA